ACTAACGTTGCTGTTGTCTTTCTAAATACATTTTGCACAAggcatttgttgttgttgttgtatatatttgttctttttgTGTTAGGATATCTTTATATCTAGGCGTCTGTCTGCTATATCCACGTCACAATCGAAAATGCcaaccaattcgtgatgatgACCGTAAAACGTATGTTATGTCTCGTTTCTTTAGGAGTTTATGCGATTCCTTCAGTTTCTGTTCGTCTTCTAATCGATTTATTATATTTGTACATCGTTAAAATACTGTTGTCTAAATTTTAAGAAATGGATAAAAGTTAAAAGCAATTGTCCATTACAAGTATTATTGTTTgttgtagataaactcatcatagataccaggacaaaatGTTGAATATATAGCCCAGACACGCGTAGATGTTGTAAAATCCATGGTTAACATACCGTAATGCTCTACGCAAATACAAACGACTGTTATATTATGAATTGTGCATGCGTTTTTTTGTTCTGAATGTTCATGCGTGTgtttgtatttctgtcacgtagtatTTTAGCGATatgttttttaacattgtcataaagcgggaggtttggcatggcATTAAACCAGGATCAACCAACCATTGTTTCTTAacatatcctgtaccaagtcaagaatatggcactttttatcaaatatttcgttTAATATGTGTGTTGATTTTTTGTCTTTGCTGCACTTCgttgttcctgttgttccttagttttcctcttatagttttaAATGTGTTTCCCTTGTTTTGGTTTGTAACTTGGATTTGTATTTTCTCAATTGATTATGACTTTTGAACtacagtatactactgttgcctttatttaacaaacaaattagtaagggttccgcggaacccagtgtctcgcctacttttgctgatAATCAcacactcaacaaaaatgatgaaaaaaaaacactaaaaatattcctctcgatactatcttttaaTTGTTAGAAGCTTCTACCAAGTTTGGtgaaaatccaggatagtttaaaaatcttaaatttttttttaaaactttaaatgcagactgtatgtaatgttaactggaagaaaaactaagtccatttataagtaaaatacagaaaaattggaattttatttttacaaaatttacttctggagaCTATCTTATgctcataaacaagcttctgtccaggtttggtagaaatccaggatagttcaagaaagttattaaaatttcaaaaactttaaccacagagtgaatatttgtggacgccgccgacgacaccgacgacgacgacgcagacgccgaCGGAATcaaggatcgctatgtctcgctttttcgactaaagtcgaaggctcgacaaaaatcgaaggctcgacaaaaatcactTGCAACATTTAGAAATTGCATAAGAATAGCGATAATAGTgatgtttcttttaaaatacttGAAGACGTGATAGCGCATCGCAGAAAAACCCAATTAGCAACAGACAAAATAATCGCTGGCGCTGTGACATATAgacatacaataaaaaaaaaagttcttattcattcatgttttgtttacaaaagtcAATATATCTTTAACGAACACGAAGTTGGTGATTTTGGGAATACTACAACtgtttgaaaataatataacGTTACGTCGTCAATGTTTGAAgtctttgttttattatataataaataaatgcaaatttgataacaataacaatataaaaacactTCAATAGTGGTTATtatcacaaattaaaataaaatctggTTAGCAGTCAACAAAAACACATTCACGTTTCAACTTCACCAGTTTTTCAATATGAAACATTTGTACGATGATTTCTTTACCAtgtataaccaggtgctccgcaaggcgcagctttatacgaccgcagaggtcgaaccctgaacagttggggcaagtatggacaaaacattcaagcatgatacagctctgaatttggattgtgatcaaatttttgacattacatggttttttttcacacaaaacaaatgccaagattttacaaatcaattaaagatttcttcttcaaactttttaaatctaaaattaaatagttgacacagcataggtttctgacacagaatgaatgtggtctaatgaacttaaaaggttttttttgcctttgagcaaatcactatgctgttgaatattaatcctctcaaaaaaatgtttgaagaaattttctttttatttatgaaatctgaaatgagaaaaatttaaccccccccctttttttttcacatccccgtttccctttttcaaaactgatatcaattcaaatttctaatggagtttgcaacaataactactcatttaaatacatcataaaatattaagatgtaaaaaaactgcttgttatcactgaatggtaaagattatttaaatttatcagttggtagtaaaaagtgtatatacattgtatattgtatataacaaagatttaagttgattctggacaaagaaagataactccaattaaaaaaaattcttgctattgcacaatattgtgcaataggatatttcttgcttactattctggacaaagaaagataactctaattaaaaaaaaaattgctatttcacaatattgtgcaattagatatttcttgccattgcacaatactgtgcaattgaaaagacttgctattgcacaatacttaataattttagatcctgatttggaccaacttgaaaactgggcccataatcaaaaatctaagtacatgtttagattcagcatatcaaagaggcccaagaattcaatttttgttaaaatcaaacttagtttaattttggaccctttggactttaatgtagaatttgaaatttgaaaacaggaccaaaaatgaagaatctacatacacagttagatttggcatatcaaagaaccccaaggattcaatttttgatgaaatcaaactaagtttaattttggaccctttggaccttaatgtagaccaatttgaaaacgggaacaaaagttgagaatctacatatacagttagattcggcatatcaaagaaccccaattattcaattttgatgaaatcaaacaaagtttaattttggaccctttgggcccctttttcctaaactgttgggaccaaaactcccaaaatcaataccaaccttccttttatggtcataagccttgtgtttaaatttcatagatttgtatttacttatactaacattatagtgcgaaaaccaagaaaaatgcttatttgggtccctttttggcccctaattcctaaactgttgggtcctaaactcccaaaatcaataccaaccttccttttgtggtcataaacattgtgtttaaatttcatagatttctatttacttaacctaaggttattgtgcaaaaaccaagaaaaatgcttatttgggccctttattggccccttattcctaaactattgaaaccaaaactcccaaaatcaatcccaatctttcttttgtggtcataaaccttgattcaaaatttcatagatttctattaacttaaactaaagttatggtgcgaaaaccaagaaaatgcttatttgggccctttttggccccttattcctaaaatgttgggaccaaaactcccaaaatcaataccaaccttccttttatggtcataaaccttgtgttaaaatttcatagatttctattcacttttactaaagttagagtgcgaaaactaaaagtattcggacgccggacgacgacgacgacgacgacgacgacgccgacgacgacgacgacgccgacgccaacgtgatagcaatatacgacgaaaattttttcaaaatttgcggtcgtataaaaagtaaaataacaaatacaccGAACTTCAAGggaaatttaaaatggaaagtccGTTAACTAAGCATAATCTGAAATCCAGTGAAGGAAGAAAGCTAGGTCATTATATACTTATACTAGAAGAATTCTTTTTACCTCGTATATATACTCATCTAGCTTAAATCATATAGCTTGGTGTAAGGATTAATGCATcgcaaaaaaaaaactcaatttgACAACCGTTTTGAtgagaatttgatgagactgtcgtacaaagtgagaggtttagcgttataaaaccaggtttaccattttctacatttgaaaatgctgtactaagtcaggagtattacatttgttgtccattcgtttttgatgtgtttcgtcatctgattttgccatgtgattagggactttccgatttgattttcctttgagttcagtatttttatgatttgacttTAGTATAAGAGAGAGATAATGTTGCTTTATATTTATGGTTCATTATGTCAAATCATAATATAAAACTGTTTGTTTACACACCTTCATCACATGTACTTCATTTGTCCCCTCAACTTTGTTGAttcataatatcaatgatttaccaAAGTCTGGTATTACTATGTTGCTTATTCGTGTTTGGATGGTAAGCTTTATCTTTTCCAAAAATGATTCACACCAAGaagtaaataaaagacaaacaaaactaAGTAACTCCTATACCGACACACTTAAATTTCTATGAAAAGCTTTGATTTTACTTGATGATTCATAACGAAACTGCTTTGATTTTCCTTGATGATTCTTAAAACTGCTATCTTCGTTGTAGCAACCTTTGGGAAATACAAAGAATTAAATGAACTAGTTCTAATCGTCTTTGAGAATATGACaattatcaatgaaaaaatatcctttaaggttgttgtatatcagattcatttccaaaaatatatatggatataattttgttatgaaataaATCTAACCTAAAAACCACGAATGTATTTGAAAGAAATTATGAACATAAACTCCTTTTCAATCACAGTAAACCTAAATTGAACTCCAGTATCCCTCAAACAGGATTGGCATTCATTTGTTTTGAAGTTGCATACACATACTAACAGCGAGTTGTTAGTAATACGACTAATTTATTTCTTCTGTCTGCGTTTTTCTCTAAAATGATTTGATGGAGTAACAACATCTAACCCAACACCATGAGCAAACAACATTGAGTCTGTAAAGACGTGTTTTGTTTTTGGTGTAACGACAGGTTCACCAGGTTTCCAGGTGTCAGGACGAGGTACACAGAGTACATGCAAGATGGCAATCGCAAAAGCAAGTCCGATATTCTGTACCAACTCGTCTGACTTGGCATCAATCTCGAGTCGGCCATTTTGAAAGTCAATTGTACAGGATTCAATTGTTATTTTGCATTGATGCTCCTCGTATCGTAGCATCAATGTTTTGATAATCCCACTACTGCATTTATATAACTTAAAGCGAAGAGTTcctgaaaagacaaacagaaataaAATCTTGCTTACCGAACAAGACcaaaaaatttaagttttaaaatgatCACAATCTTTTTAAAATAGGTGAAATCAGAGAACTTTCAATTATAGATTGAAAGTTATCAATGCACTGCATCttatattttattcttattaACAATGAAAAGCTTTCCCCTGTAATTTACGTGAACAAAACATCGTGTCATTTACTCAGTATATTATCATAATGGTCCTTTGTTTCTAATTTACAAAAGTTCATCAAAATGGCGTTTTAAATAAACTCACTCGATATATTATCATATGTTAGTAAAAGACCTGAACGCCTTTAAAATCATACATGATTCAATAGgccatattttaaaattttcaaaagggCTACTTTCAAAATGCTAAATACCTGGTTGGTCATCTGTAACAAACCAAGAACCAACAACTATTGCCCAATCCCCGTCATTGTCCTGAATGAGCACGCCTCTTTCTTTGTACCTTGGATCAAGTGTTAGACAAGGCTTTGCACCATTAAACACCTAGAAAAAACCTTAATGATAAATtcttatgcaaaataaatataaataaataatatattagtATACTagtaaatgaaatgaaaataaaaatgatgagTTTACTCGCATATAAACATATGTAAATTGTATGCGTACAAAAATCAACAATAGGTACTATGTTTTGTAGAATTTAACACACCTTATATATATTTTGAGTTTGTGCAAAAAgttaaaataccgaactccaaggaaatttttaatcggaaagtccttaattaAAAGCTCGAATACACCGAACGAATGGAATCTTTATAGCAGAACGTGTAGTTAACggaaaatgatatatttttttctattcttctTAAGAATCTCGTAGTAGGAATCACTCTTTTTCAATAAAGGCACAAGCCGGCCATACGAAGGCTGTATTTGGTTCCAATGGGAATACATTTAGTTTGTACAGAATGGAAGACCCTAGCTATGGATTCGTTAGAATCATGCGAATATGCAGTATTAAAACAGGCGTTGTTTATTGAGTGTCACCAAATGAAATCACACAAAGACATTCATTATAATGACACCCACAAAGAAATAGCGAAGGAGAAAGATATATAAGGAATTGGACATACCATAGATGGCAAGGGCAGTTGTTGAGAATCTACAAGTCTGATAGTAACAATTGGTTTGACTATTTCATCTTGGAGAATCTCTTCACCATGATAGATCTGAACAGCTGATACAGTATGCAATGGCGAATGCATTACTCGACATGTAAAACTAAGACCATTCTTGTCGTCCCTCATTCTACAAGAAACACaaacatatttatgtattttaataaaacatattaataaatgtttgaaatctgaaaacttattttcatttcTGTATTGCCTATCAGGGTATCCGTACCGTTACTTACGGTTACATTAAAGATGTATCAATAATATTTGAAGTACTTTAACAAAAAAGGAGATATTCGTAGTAGTAAAGATCGAAAATCGCCCCAAATCGCCCCATATATATGTCTTAATGAAAAACTGCCAGTATTTCGTGGCTGAGCTTAATGATACAGGGGTTGATGGTGTATGCTTGTTTGGAAGAAAACTTGCAAGAATAATACGTTGGCTTACTACAATGAACTAGAAATTCTTCCAACCCTACAAACCATTTTACTTTGTACATAAGATGGATGAGACAAAAATTAACAGAAACATCATGACATATTTAAAGAAAGAACAACAGGTGTGTCGGTACATTATACCTTTTCAGCCTTGAAGGCATCCTCCATtaaatttctattttcaaaatcattgAATTATTTTCCAAATTCAAGCCagcacaaattaaaaaaaacagagtAAGCTTCTGAGTGAAACTTTTGGCCAACTTACTTTTGATCAGCAAAGTAGCAAACACGGCAGTTTTCCTGTGGGTCATATATCGTATATTCAGGAATTTTTATTTGTGATAAATCTTTTGGATAAATCATTGTCTCGAATTCCTCTGAAACCAAAACAAAATGGCACAAGTCACTTCTATCCTCTATTCTTCCACTAAGATACAACATGTAGTGTCCTCCAGATGAATCCTCGTAACTAATTGTTTCTTGGAACATTTTTTGAGTCGAACTAACCCAGTCTCCAATCCCATTTAATTCTAGTTGAGCTTCAAGGAAAGATTCCTGCGATTTTTCACTCATAAAGTCATCGCAACTGCTAAAACCTGACGAACCAGATATACTTTCATCTGATTTATCCGATTTCTTTGACCTTGCACTTGCCATCATTTGGGAACGTATACTTCCCTCTGGATCGTTCATGATCAGTTCATCCTTTTCGGCAATAGTGTTCATAACAGCCATGTCAGATCTTGTACTGTATCCACTTTCTGAGGCTGTTTCAAAGTCTTCCTTTCTAAATTTGGCTAGTCGAATAACTAACGGGTTGTGTTGCGTAACTGGGTCATATTCAAAGGGTCTTGCCTCACCAGCGATACATTCTAAATTCGGTCCCTGTAGCGACATCAAAAGTTTACGTCCATTGTCATATGCTCTTTTTTGGTCATCCTTGAAATCCATAAAGACATCTACCTGGTACTGTTTCACTGGGGTCCCATCTTTTCCTTTTTCTAGTGCCATAAAATCAAAAGTTACTATGACTGGTTTTTGTTGAACTTCGGAAGGTACTGCAACCGATGCTTGCTTATATCTGCCACGTGATGTCTCACCTCTGTACATCGCACCAGGATACTGATAATTTTCACCATACAATTCATGCCATAGTTTCCCggttattttatatgaaatagaCAGTTTTGATCCATCTGATCTATCTGTGGTATTGTCATCATGAGGCAGTAGTTTACCAAGAACTCTTTGTGTGTCTTCTTTGTATTTGATAGGATGCAGTTGATGTGTATGCCATATCAAATCAATGTCATAGCAAGGCACTAAGAACGTCTTTTCTGTACATTGTTTTAGATATAGAAACTTCTGGTACCTTTCAAATGCAAGTCGCATATATTTTTTGTCACGATAGTGTGGCAGGCTCACGTTGTGAAAGAATTTACCCTGTCGACAGGTTGCAGATTCAATGTTGTATCCTAGTCGCGAAGAATGTGTGCATAAGCTCTGATCTATATCGGGTCCATAGTTTTCAGCATATGCATCTGCGTCAGGTATATCTACCAAAAATGGTTCCTTTGGATACCTCTTTTCCCAAAGCTCTTGTGACTTGTGCATTCGCATTTCTCGTTCGTCCATTCTAAATACCTTATGATCAATTATTTTTCCAAACATTCGTTCACAGTCGGCAATATATGCCTTTGGTGCTAACATATGACAGTGCCATATCCATTCTATATCCAACGGGGCTGCCAACAAGTCATTCTGTGATGCTACAAGTGGAAGCCAAAACTCTTCATATCGTTTGATGCCTCGCCTTTTAAAAGGTCCACAATACAAGCATGGATATTCATTGACTATTTCCAGTAATTCTAGGTGTCCAAATGCAGCTTCGGTAAGATTCACATCAAAGTTAATCGATGTAGCCTCCCTTGCCGCCTCCTTGGGATGTCCTAAAACAACACAATGATTGTATGCAgctattgataaaaaatattctgaatacatgCTCGGTCTTAATTATATATCTTTGTTTGGGTATAATATATGAATCTATTGGTTTTATATCGTTATTGAAAACTTTGTAAACGTTGCCATTCGAAATGACGTCACAATACAAGGCCCAGTGTTTTAATCTTCGCACATATAGATGTTTTACGCTACAAAAGAGGGCAAGAATCTTTACAACTGTCATATCGTTGTTTTCAAAAGTATCTGCTTTCAAAGTCAAATTCTTATCTGatttatgtgtatatttttaatttatattacgAGTAACTACATACTTTTCCTGCCCTCTTTGAATCTTGGTACATCGTCTTCTGTCACTGGTTCTGTTTCCATTTTGGTGTCACCAAGGTCAACAGAGACCGACATTAGTTAATATCTTGTTACCATGCCATTTGCgtctaaatataaaatatagaaaatatgaaTATCTGGACTACGTATTCTGAAGATTTCAAATCTGATTTAATCTTAAGTGATGTACTGATCTTTTTTGATTATCAATACCGATCTATTGACATGATACGTCGATTTGATAATAATCAGCAATTTGATTATAATTATCTCGGCGTTAATTCATGTATTTGTAATATACAGAAATCCCACAGTGTATTTTTTACGGTATTTTAATTTAATAGAACAATTctaatataaagaaatatgaatTATTTAGAATGTCAGTAGTAAAGGTATTATGAATCATGCCAACCTATATAAAAGAGGGCCAACTGTTTTATTTCAGTGGTTTATCTTTAATTGACATATATGTTTATTAAACAATGGTTTCAATACAAAGCTGTTAAATTCCGTCCTCAAAAGGACAAACACATACAGTATAAGTCACGgtgttgaatatttaaaatattgtattatataatGTTGAGTAACCAGTCTGAGCTAGCCAATATCATTTAAAATGTTAATGTCAATCCAATGATAATTGAAATGATTGAATTTGTTTAAATAAGGTATAAACAAGTTAATATATGAAAACAACAGAAACGGCAATAAtgaaaacaattatcaaaaatattgcaatgtataaaaaaacaaaacaaaaatttaccagttgtaaataattttaattgtatatttttgcgaacgttttaaatgttatttgtaaATAGGCAAGAGAAGACTTTCTGTGTTGCCCGACACTGCGTAAAGTTTTAGCGCGGAAACAATAACATTCAGCTTTGAATCATGTttcttacctggaagaagaagaacaaaaaacacaaaaatataatagAGAGACCTGTGTATTGGATTATCATCCTACGCCTATTCATCCATAAAACAATGTGAAATATCCGGATGGTAATCATTATATCTAATGCGTATTTAACATATATACTTGATAACAATAATTATTTGCTTTCGATAATATACATAGTTATAGAAAGAACGAAATTTTAATTTAGACTATATACAAAAGAATACAAATAACATGTACTATTAATTTAACACGGAGATAATCATCTATAAATTGTAATGACATTGGTGTTTAACTCGACacatacaatacaaataaacagaTACAAATTATAAACATACTATTAAATATATCAACTGAATTAATCTGTTTACTGACATCAATTACACATAAGAAAATATAAGTACTTTCTTTTGTTGTTTACGTTATGTCattttagttttgaaatataTGAGAGATAGCTATGAAAATCATTCGTACCTGTATTATTGTAGTTTGTTTCGTAGAGTACTATTTTACCGGAAGTTTACATATCTCAGTTGCCAAACGATTTTAAAGGGAGCTAACGCTTATTCAAACTGGTATCTATCACATATTAAACTTAATCTAACTTTAGCAAAGTCACTTGATTCTGTGGTTAGAAAGAGATATGAAGTAGAAGAAATATGTGCAATAAGATTATAGACAACCATATTTCTTACAAAATgcataataagaaataaaacaaaacaacacttATCGAGTTTTACGGCTTTGATGTTAAGCATTTGTGAAATATACGACGTGAGAGTTCACGATTGTACCTATTTTGATAGTTTTCTCACTTACTATTGCTTAtaaatagataaaggcaacagtattataccggtGTTGaaatgtcataaatcgattgagagaaaactaaATCTAGGGAGAAAACCAAATctagggtaacaaactaaaaccgagggaaacacatcaactatatataagagaaaaacaaaggaacaacagaaacaatgaagtgcaacaaaaacaaatgccaacatacatagaatagaaacgaactatttggaTAACAACTGCAGAATTCCCGACTTGGTctaggacattttaagaacaaactggtgggttgaatctggttttatagctagccaaacctcctgcttatatggcaatgttaaataataTCACTTcttgacagaaatacagcacaaacacacaaAAGTGATCCAGACAATAGTTTACATTCTAGGTTTATCTTatagatgtatcattatttatcGTAAAGTTccgttaatttaatttttttaatccaCATTGaatcatatatagaaaaaatggGTTTAAACTCACCTACAAAcaatccatgattctgtaatgaggagtgcCAAAATTCGATCCATACATAAATAACATCCTTAAAAATCGTATAAtagatgttttaattttttaattcaaatattaagaacaattTGACATTAGTCCATGTATActattcattttttaagaaatgaatgctagtgacatattttattaacacatttttaaaagatgactttttgtggacgtcgcatggtgacgttttcACATATTTTACGGTATCCAGTGAATATTTTATCTGTTGATATACACTGTAAAAGTTTTGTGCATAGCGACATATACTTatctatgttgaaagacgtgcataagGTCAAATCAtacaaatacaaattgtttagtctcaaaAGGCTGATTTTGCTAAATGAAAATGTTGataaaccaggggtatgtcaaagaacgtctcgtcatttttctaaaaaaaatctcatcggaaggtaccaaaccttgttgataaataatccttatcaacttcacaaataatacacgatggtcttgaagtatagattctgggtactgacgttgtttatcaacattttgaacATGACCTATTCCTGATTATGACTTTTTTGCTGAGTgcgaattcgcattgctataattaagacgtgtcacggtacttgttaTCCAACATTCATTTACTTAGTATTTAGTCAtgatgttgtatttgtaattctgaACGGATAGTGTTAAATgttttatcgtttgtagttgtaattctACCCTATTTTCTATTGGtatgtaaaagtaaaaataattaatcacccagttcatttCTATGATTTCAATgaattatctaattactaacacaattcaatattaatattcttgtaattgttataaaatacatcaaatgacATTGTTACAATCCTAATCTTGAAcagtataaattttttttttttagaaatttacctttAACGTCACTTTTCTGGCGTCGACCCAGGCGTGTGAAAGACAGCTCGTGATTCTGTTGTGCTGTTTTGTGTGCTAGCCTATGTTGTTTTACGTGTTTGTTTTATTCTGTACTTAGCATGTCGAAAagtactattgtattgtttatttgtgtacttatctgtcctgaatgttcttgcatttatttgaagTGTATTCCTGCCATATAATGGTGTCAtttaagtgttatatttaacattgccataaaagtgcgaggtttggctagccacaaaaccaggttcaacccaccaatttttttttacaatattctgTACCACTTAagaaaaatggcagttgttatcgcATAGTTCGTTGTGTGTAGCattgtcgtttattttttgttcacttcagtgtttctgctgTTTCGTTGTTTTCATCTTATAGTTGAAGTGTTTTCcactgttttagtttgtaaccctaatatttttttttgtctcaatcgatttatgactttccaacagcggtatactactgatccactactgttgcctttatttatcatgttaataACGTGTTATGTTTTGTTAagtctttttttattgatataaacatttgacatggctcggtacttgtacacTCCGTCATTGTATTATTGTTCTATGATTATTTTCGTACTCttctctttcatttttgctaatgggtctttgtctttatgcctttttggtgtttctttgata
This sequence is a window from Mytilus edulis chromosome 1, xbMytEdul2.2, whole genome shotgun sequence. Protein-coding genes within it:
- the LOC139482127 gene encoding uncharacterized protein, encoding MSVSVDLGDTKMETEPVTEDDVPRFKEGRKRHPKEAAREATSINFDVNLTEAAFGHLELLEIVNEYPCLYCGPFKRRGIKRYEEFWLPLVASQNDLLAAPLDIEWIWHCHMLAPKAYIADCERMFGKIIDHKVFRMDEREMRMHKSQELWEKRYPKEPFLVDIPDADAYAENYGPDIDQSLCTHSSRLGYNIESATCRQGKFFHNVSLPHYRDKKYMRLAFERYQKFLYLKQCTEKTFLVPCYDIDLIWHTHQLHPIKYKEDTQRVLGKLLPHDDNTTDRSDGSKLSISYKITGKLWHELYGENYQYPGAMYRGETSRGRYKQASVAVPSEVQQKPVIVTFDFMALEKGKDGTPVKQYQVDVFMDFKDDQKRAYDNGRKLLMSLQGPNLECIAGEARPFEYDPVTQHNPLVIRLAKFRKEDFETASESGYSTRSDMAVMNTIAEKDELIMNDPEGSIRSQMMASARSKKSDKSDESISGSSGFSSCDDFMSEKSQESFLEAQLELNGIGDWVSSTQKMFQETISYEDSSGGHYMLYLSGRIEDRSDLCHFVLVSEEFETMIYPKDLSQIKIPEYTIYDPQENCRVCYFADQKMRDDKNGLSFTCRVMHSPLHTVSAVQIYHGEEILQDEIVKPIVTIRLVDSQQLPLPSMVFNGAKPCLTLDPRYKERGVLIQDNDGDWAIVVGSWFVTDDQPGTLRFKLYKCSSGIIKTLMLRYEEHQCKITIESCTIDFQNGRLEIDAKSDELVQNIGLAFAIAILHVLCVPRPDTWKPGEPVVTPKTKHVFTDSMLFAHGVGLDVVTPSNHFREKRRQKK